The proteins below come from a single Roseiflexus sp. RS-1 genomic window:
- a CDS encoding IS110-like element ISRfsp2 family transposase, with translation MASRESLFIGIDVSKQTLDVAFGADPHAPRETIPSTDEGVQLLVTRLQRLQPTLIVLEATGGLERMVFAQLLQAGVPTARVQPRRVRALAHAEGRQAKTDRLDARLLARFAERVRPPHHQATDEQRASLRDLLVRREQVIQMRTAEINRLTAAAPNLRPGIQKHIDWLDQEIRALEQERDNEAERTDEVRRKRELRDSVPGIGAITALNLLLRLPELGTINRKEAAAVVGVAPYANQSGAQHKPRHISGGRRDVRSVLYMATLAATRRRLVRRAFYQRLCQAGKPRKVAIVAAMRKLLTILGAILRQQKPWDPAVHTSAP, from the coding sequence ATGGCTTCCCGTGAGTCGCTCTTTATCGGCATTGATGTCTCCAAACAGACGCTGGATGTGGCGTTTGGCGCCGACCCGCACGCGCCACGCGAGACGATACCGTCTACCGACGAAGGTGTCCAGCTCCTGGTCACGCGACTCCAGCGCCTGCAGCCGACCCTGATTGTGCTGGAGGCGACCGGCGGGCTGGAGCGCATGGTGTTCGCCCAACTGCTCCAGGCTGGCGTGCCGACGGCGCGGGTGCAGCCACGCCGCGTGCGCGCCCTGGCGCACGCGGAAGGACGCCAGGCGAAGACCGACCGCCTGGATGCCCGGTTGCTCGCCCGCTTTGCCGAACGGGTGCGCCCGCCGCACCACCAAGCGACGGACGAGCAGCGCGCATCCTTGCGCGACCTGCTGGTCCGGCGGGAGCAGGTGATTCAGATGCGGACGGCTGAGATCAATCGGTTGACGGCTGCCGCGCCGAACCTCCGCCCGGGCATCCAGAAGCATATTGATTGGCTGGATCAGGAGATCCGTGCGCTTGAGCAGGAACGCGACAACGAGGCGGAGCGCACCGACGAGGTGCGCCGGAAACGGGAGCTGCGCGACAGCGTGCCCGGCATCGGCGCGATCACCGCACTGAACCTGCTGCTCCGCCTGCCCGAACTGGGGACCATCAATCGCAAGGAAGCGGCGGCCGTTGTGGGCGTTGCGCCGTATGCCAATCAGAGCGGCGCACAGCACAAACCCCGGCATATCTCCGGCGGCAGGAGGGATGTGCGCAGCGTGTTGTACATGGCGACCCTGGCGGCCACGCGGCGCCGTCTGGTCAGGCGCGCCTTCTATCAGCGCCTGTGTCAAGCTGGCAAGCCGCGCAAGGTCGCCATCGTCGCTGCGATGCGCAAGCTGCTGACTATTCTCGGCGCAATATTGCGTCAGCAAAAGCCCTGGGATCCGGCTGTGCATACGAGCGCCCCTTGA
- a CDS encoding ABC transporter permease has product MLRQLTIALSFPPVIWRRLLSHFGLALAVWSGMTLAAGMVVSIPVYAEASGYRILLAALTERAVADPLPPFAMVYRYGGASDPSISWQQYLLTDQLAGNLPAAGIDLPAPPGVRFAATEKLRVGFPDGAGREVLFARIGFLSGIERHIQIVDGDLPRPFTGDGPLDVLVSETTAAKNTLLIDDLYRVESTGRGPRIDVLVRIAGIWRPADADAGYWFQPPSTYSDVFLVPEESFALIADVPDARFVTLAAWYTAIDGSSVRSSDVERLRERIATATADIQQRLPGAQLVRSPMEALERHRDQVRVLTVTLALFAVPLLVVIGYFVLQVAGMTVARQQQEMAILRSRGSSRWQVLGLALGEVLLLGAAAWAAGLPLGLLLAHVISWTVSFLRFAPLDAPAPTLLPASPWHALATVLLALPAVVIPALSAAGRTIISYKIERARATRPPLWQRLYLDILLLIPAVYGYQQLRLSGMIGVPGVTVGTDDPFRNPLLLLAPALMVFAGTLVGMRFLPLLLRALAWIAGLLPGVALVTALRFLSRTPGAYGGPALLVALTLALATFTSSMALTLDRHSEERAYYRGAADVRLVYPGAAITSANIAGDREIAPAETSLDLSGGTLGTTGEADTTPSTAYLFVPIEEYLLIPGVTGATRVAPGKVDIIVGSARPISGIFYGVDRTTLAAVLADAWRPDYADESLGALMNRLADYPDAALVSETFATQQGLRIGDRFTLAMNDRGQTQNITFTVVGMLRYFPTLYDQGPPFVIGNLDYSFDSQGGLYPYEVWLSLAPDASLQAVAAAGIGYGLRMIRSTPQTLLDLDLRRPERQGLFGLLSVGFLATTVVTVIGFVAYTLLSFQRRLVELGVLRAIGLSTRQLSVLLVFEQTLIVGFGAAPGTLVGILTSWLFIPFLQVRTGVYPETPPFVVQIDWERIALVYGISGGLLAATIVVIVLLLHRMRIFEAVKLGEAV; this is encoded by the coding sequence ATGCTGCGTCAACTCACGATTGCCCTCTCGTTTCCCCCGGTCATCTGGCGACGGTTGCTGAGTCACTTTGGGCTTGCGCTGGCGGTCTGGTCTGGCATGACGCTGGCAGCTGGCATGGTGGTCAGCATTCCGGTCTACGCCGAAGCGTCGGGGTACCGCATTTTGCTGGCGGCGCTCACCGAACGCGCAGTCGCCGACCCGCTGCCGCCATTCGCCATGGTCTATCGCTACGGCGGTGCGTCCGATCCATCGATTTCGTGGCAACAGTACCTGCTGACGGATCAACTGGCGGGCAATCTGCCAGCGGCGGGGATTGACCTGCCTGCACCGCCGGGCGTGCGCTTCGCCGCCACCGAAAAACTGCGTGTCGGGTTTCCCGACGGTGCAGGGCGGGAAGTTCTGTTTGCCCGTATCGGCTTCCTCAGCGGCATCGAACGGCATATCCAGATTGTTGATGGCGATCTGCCGCGTCCCTTCACCGGCGACGGACCGCTCGACGTGCTGGTTTCAGAAACAACCGCTGCGAAGAACACGCTGCTGATCGATGATCTCTACCGGGTCGAGTCGACCGGTCGCGGACCGCGCATCGATGTGCTGGTGCGGATCGCAGGCATCTGGCGACCGGCGGATGCCGACGCCGGTTACTGGTTTCAGCCGCCATCGACGTATAGCGATGTCTTCCTTGTGCCCGAGGAAAGTTTTGCCCTGATTGCGGATGTGCCGGATGCGCGATTTGTGACATTGGCGGCGTGGTACACGGCGATCGATGGCAGCAGTGTGCGCAGCAGCGATGTCGAGCGTCTGCGTGAGCGAATTGCAACCGCCACCGCCGACATCCAGCAGCGTCTGCCCGGCGCGCAACTCGTGCGCTCGCCAATGGAGGCGCTAGAGCGGCATCGTGATCAGGTGCGGGTGTTGACTGTCACGCTGGCGCTGTTTGCAGTGCCATTGCTCGTCGTGATCGGGTACTTTGTGCTCCAGGTCGCCGGGATGACCGTTGCGCGCCAGCAGCAGGAGATGGCGATTCTGCGCAGTCGCGGCAGTTCGCGCTGGCAGGTGCTGGGGCTGGCGCTCGGCGAAGTGCTGCTGCTCGGCGCAGCGGCATGGGCGGCTGGTTTGCCGTTGGGGTTGTTGCTGGCGCATGTGATCTCCTGGACTGTCTCCTTTTTGCGGTTTGCGCCACTTGACGCGCCGGCGCCGACATTGTTGCCGGCAAGCCCCTGGCATGCACTGGCGACGGTTCTGCTGGCGCTGCCAGCCGTTGTGATCCCGGCGCTGAGCGCTGCCGGTCGGACGATCATTTCCTACAAGATCGAACGCGCGCGCGCAACCCGCCCACCGCTCTGGCAACGTCTCTATCTCGATATTCTGTTGTTGATACCGGCAGTCTATGGTTATCAACAGTTACGGTTGAGCGGTATGATCGGTGTGCCGGGCGTGACTGTCGGCACGGATGACCCCTTTCGCAACCCGCTGTTGCTGCTCGCTCCGGCGCTGATGGTGTTTGCCGGCACGCTGGTCGGTATGCGTTTCCTACCGCTGCTGCTGCGCGCGCTGGCATGGATTGCGGGGCTGTTGCCGGGAGTGGCGCTTGTGACGGCGCTGCGCTTCCTGTCGCGCACGCCGGGCGCCTATGGCGGACCGGCGCTGCTCGTTGCGCTGACCCTGGCGCTTGCAACATTCACATCGTCGATGGCGCTCACACTGGATCGTCATAGTGAAGAACGGGCGTACTATCGAGGCGCGGCGGATGTGCGTCTCGTATATCCTGGCGCGGCGATAACATCGGCAAACATTGCTGGCGATCGCGAGATCGCCCCGGCGGAAACCAGTCTTGATCTGAGCGGAGGCACGCTGGGCACAACGGGCGAAGCCGATACGACACCCAGCACGGCGTACCTGTTCGTGCCGATCGAAGAGTATCTGCTGATCCCCGGCGTGACCGGCGCCACCCGCGTTGCGCCTGGCAAGGTAGACATTATCGTGGGGAGCGCGCGACCAATCAGCGGCATTTTCTACGGCGTTGATCGGACGACCCTGGCAGCAGTGCTGGCGGATGCGTGGCGACCTGACTATGCCGATGAGTCCCTCGGCGCGTTGATGAACCGTCTGGCGGATTATCCCGATGCGGCGCTGGTTTCTGAAACATTCGCAACACAACAAGGGCTGCGGATCGGCGACCGGTTTACGCTGGCGATGAATGATCGCGGGCAGACGCAAAATATCACATTTACGGTCGTTGGTATGCTCAGGTATTTTCCAACGCTCTACGATCAGGGTCCGCCATTTGTGATCGGGAACCTGGACTACAGTTTCGATTCACAGGGCGGGCTGTATCCGTATGAAGTCTGGCTATCGCTGGCGCCCGACGCCAGTCTGCAAGCAGTGGCGGCGGCAGGCATCGGGTACGGGCTGCGCATGATCCGCTCGACGCCGCAGACGTTGCTCGATCTCGATCTGCGCCGACCGGAGCGACAGGGGTTGTTCGGGTTGCTCTCGGTCGGTTTTCTGGCGACAACTGTGGTGACGGTGATTGGATTTGTCGCCTATACGCTTCTCTCGTTCCAGCGTCGCCTGGTGGAGTTGGGAGTCCTGCGCGCAATTGGCTTGAGTACGCGACAGTTGAGCGTGCTGCTGGTCTTTGAGCAGACGCTGATCGTCGGTTTTGGCGCCGCTCCCGGCACGCTGGTCGGTATTCTGACAAGTTGGTTGTTTATTCCATTCTTGCAGGTGCGTACCGGGGTCTATCCTGAGACGCCACCATTCGTGGTGCAGATCGACTGGGAGCGGATCGCGCTGGTGTACGGTATTTCCGGCGGTTTGCTGGCAGCGACGATTGTTGTGATCGTGCTCTTGTTGCATCGAATGCGCATTTTCGAGGCGGTGAAACTGGGTGAAGCGGTATAG
- a CDS encoding C25 family cysteine peptidase, with translation MMTRFALVLVLIIGSVCGAMASPTATGAGDDAPVVRPVDNGVWITWRPTVPDPSLPVKPVLVALRAFSDAGVEPRVIALDDAPWSGSPDDVPVAPVVVVRESRLRGERIVALALSPVYRQDGRARAVRTLEVLVEAVAPLETVGESGLAFAQAMASPSSIPPRPPAFPAVPALRVRVEHQGLQILRVSELSPAIAGSPARIKLSRAGTEIPVELRDVNGNSAWGDPDDELRFYAPPPGDRWNRSDTYWLTLEDGARLRIASRATSIPSGEAPSGALERGVVRGTSYYDSRRPGSDGDHWFAALLRAEPGQPEDDQARMSIPVTTTLPAAAGTMTFTVSVHVQSGAVRRLTAAIGSSSSAPVEWNSAGDATLTLVAPGTAGGATEARLTLTAITGYAQVAVDTIEWYRPVLLQFGGKGAIFQGASGQRAYQIAGAPPGFALYDVTDPAAPVRVQITGAAFEDDRAGRSYLLTGDGTIFTPTVEPFTPPALPSGADAVYIAPALLHPALTPLLDLRRAQGYTVAVIDVQTIYDGWSSGQVDPRAIRSFLQHAARTWSPPPMAVTLVGDGSSDPFDYTNRGAKNVNLMPPYLAMVDPWLGETACETCYAQLDGENPTDDRLPDVWLGRLPVKSAAELQTLVAKIIGYETAPTGGAWRGRMLYLADDADSSGDFAAQAEASIALQPPVMQIDRVFFGDGAGQIPTAAAARAAALARFGNGAAVVAYFGHAHQQQWAVTELSAPENWLLHRSDVLQLTNGDRLPVVLSLTCLSSAFQWPSYVGMTIDEALLLSEKGGAVAVWGPTGLGVSYGHDKLQEGFFRTLWSSSAGNDIERAIPLGALTAAGFRELFTGSVCCQETLLTYALLGDPLTRLRVLLTWRVTLPLVQR, from the coding sequence ATGATGACACGTTTTGCTCTCGTTCTTGTTCTGATCATCGGCAGTGTGTGCGGTGCGATGGCATCTCCCACAGCAACCGGCGCCGGGGATGATGCGCCGGTGGTGCGTCCGGTTGATAATGGCGTTTGGATAACCTGGCGTCCCACTGTTCCCGATCCTTCGCTGCCAGTGAAACCGGTTCTGGTTGCGCTGCGCGCATTCAGTGATGCTGGTGTCGAGCCACGCGTCATTGCGCTCGACGATGCACCATGGTCTGGCTCACCCGATGATGTGCCGGTTGCGCCGGTGGTGGTGGTGCGCGAGTCGCGTCTGCGCGGCGAACGGATCGTGGCGCTGGCGCTGAGTCCGGTGTATCGGCAGGATGGACGTGCGCGCGCCGTGCGTACCCTTGAGGTGCTGGTCGAAGCGGTGGCGCCGCTAGAGACTGTGGGCGAGTCGGGTCTCGCGTTTGCCCAGGCGATGGCGTCGCCTTCCTCGATTCCGCCTCGCCCCCCCGCGTTCCCCGCTGTCCCGGCGTTGCGGGTGCGCGTCGAACACCAGGGATTGCAGATTCTCCGAGTCAGCGAACTGAGTCCGGCGATCGCCGGATCACCGGCGCGCATCAAACTCAGTCGCGCCGGCACGGAGATCCCGGTCGAGTTGCGCGATGTCAACGGGAACAGCGCCTGGGGCGATCCTGATGATGAACTGCGCTTCTACGCGCCGCCGCCGGGCGACCGCTGGAACCGGAGCGACACATACTGGCTTACGCTGGAAGATGGTGCGCGATTGCGGATTGCATCTCGTGCAACCAGCATACCATCGGGGGAAGCGCCGTCCGGCGCGCTGGAGCGGGGCGTGGTGCGGGGAACGAGCTACTACGACTCGCGGCGCCCCGGCAGTGACGGCGACCACTGGTTTGCAGCGTTGCTGCGCGCCGAACCAGGGCAACCGGAGGATGATCAGGCGCGGATGAGCATTCCGGTAACAACGACCCTTCCGGCGGCGGCAGGAACGATGACCTTCACGGTAAGCGTGCATGTGCAATCCGGCGCTGTGCGTCGCCTGACTGCCGCAATCGGGTCGAGCAGCAGCGCGCCAGTAGAGTGGAACAGCGCCGGAGATGCGACGCTGACGCTGGTAGCGCCGGGAACTGCTGGCGGCGCAACCGAAGCGCGCCTGACCCTGACCGCCATCACCGGCTACGCACAGGTCGCGGTTGATACCATCGAGTGGTACAGACCGGTGCTGCTCCAGTTTGGCGGGAAGGGAGCGATCTTCCAGGGCGCATCCGGTCAGCGCGCCTATCAGATCGCTGGAGCGCCGCCTGGCTTTGCCCTGTACGACGTGACCGATCCGGCTGCGCCGGTGCGGGTGCAGATCACCGGAGCGGCGTTCGAGGATGATCGTGCAGGGCGCTCGTACCTGCTGACCGGCGATGGGACCATTTTCACGCCGACGGTCGAACCCTTTACCCCGCCAGCGTTGCCATCTGGCGCCGATGCGGTCTACATTGCCCCGGCGCTGCTGCACCCCGCGCTGACGCCACTTCTCGATCTGCGGCGAGCGCAGGGATATACCGTCGCGGTAATCGATGTCCAGACCATCTATGACGGATGGAGTTCCGGTCAGGTCGATCCGCGCGCGATCCGTTCATTTCTGCAACATGCAGCGCGAACATGGTCGCCGCCGCCGATGGCGGTGACGCTTGTCGGCGATGGGAGTTCCGATCCGTTTGACTACACCAATCGCGGTGCAAAGAACGTCAACCTGATGCCGCCCTATCTGGCGATGGTCGATCCGTGGCTGGGTGAGACAGCCTGCGAAACCTGCTACGCGCAACTCGACGGTGAAAACCCGACCGACGACCGGTTGCCGGATGTCTGGCTTGGGCGTTTGCCGGTGAAGAGCGCCGCCGAACTGCAAACGCTCGTCGCCAAAATCATCGGGTACGAAACAGCGCCGACCGGCGGTGCGTGGCGCGGGCGGATGCTGTACCTGGCAGACGATGCGGACAGCAGCGGCGATTTTGCGGCACAGGCGGAAGCGAGTATTGCACTGCAACCGCCTGTCATGCAGATCGATCGCGTGTTTTTCGGCGATGGCGCGGGGCAGATTCCAACCGCAGCCGCAGCGCGCGCGGCGGCACTGGCGCGCTTTGGCAATGGTGCGGCGGTGGTTGCGTACTTCGGGCATGCACACCAGCAGCAGTGGGCAGTGACCGAGTTGAGCGCTCCGGAGAACTGGTTGCTCCACCGTTCGGATGTGCTGCAACTGACGAACGGCGACCGGTTGCCGGTGGTGCTATCGCTCACCTGCCTGAGCAGCGCCTTCCAGTGGCCCTCCTATGTCGGCATGACCATCGACGAAGCATTGCTGCTGAGTGAGAAGGGCGGCGCCGTGGCGGTGTGGGGACCGACGGGGTTGGGGGTATCGTATGGGCACGATAAACTGCAAGAAGGATTCTTCCGCACCCTCTGGTCGTCCTCGGCAGGAAACGACATCGAACGCGCTATTCCACTGGGCGCATTGACCGCTGCTGGCTTCCGCGAACTCTTTACTGGCAGCGTATGCTGTCAGGAAACGCTGTTGACCTATGCCCTGCTCGGCGACCCGCTGACCCGGCTGCGGGTTCTGCTGACGTGGCGCGTCACGCTGCCGCTGGTGCAGCGGTAG